Below is a window of Tolypothrix bouteillei VB521301 DNA.
AGCGGATAACCGCTGAAAGCATCTAAGTGGGAAGCCCACCTCAAGATGAGTGCTCTGACTACTACAAGTAGGTAAGGTCACAGGTAGAACACCTGTTCATAGGCAGTCGGTGTACGTGCAGTAATGTACTTAGCCAAGTTGTCCTAACAGACCGAGGTCTTGACCTCATCTCAATGATGAATTCTGAATGATGAATGATGACAATCTTCTTCAATTCACAATTCACACTTGTTTCGCTTTTCTGTGCAGTCTTCAGGGTTTTGAATTCCACGATGAGCCTTCCTTTTGATGAAGTTCATCATTCATAATTCATCATTCATCATTCATTCCTGGTGCCTATGGCTCAGTGGTCCCACTCTGATTCCATCCCGAACTCAGTTGTGAAACATTGATGCGGCGACGATAGTTGGCGGGTTGCCGCCTGCTAAAATAGCTCGGTGCCAGGTTCATAAATCCAGCAAAGCCCCGTTCCTCTATGTCAGGACTGGGGCTTTGTTTTTGGTCTTTAAAAGCAAATGCTCTCCCGCAGTCCCCGCCTAAAAATACTAAAAAGATACAGCCAATTAAGTGGGGTTAGGGAGAGGCAACAAGAAACACGAAGTCTCATTTTATTCAGGTCTTTCTTGGTTCTGTACGTACTCAATGAGCCTTTCAAGGGGAGTTTGTGCGCCAATAGCTCGTAGTTGCAGCCCGTGCGTTAGAGCACTACTACGAGCTAGTTACATTGGCTTGACTTACTTGTATTAAGTAGGTGGGCATTAAAACACACAACTAGATTAAGAAATGTAAATTGCTGAAAAGCTGATTTTTAAAGAATTTATGGTGCTTTAAATAAGTTTACATAATCCGGTTTGATGTACCTACCTATTTACACTTTGTTGCAATATGTAATGAAAGTTACTAAAACGAAGTCATTTCGAGTATGATTTAAAAATGAACTTATAATGACTATGAGTATATAAATGAGTTCAAGCTCAACGAACTGACCTGCTATTGTAAAGTCTTTGTACTCTTAATGGAGAAATCTCTTACTATGGCTGACCCTAAAACATTAACGACTGCTGATGGCATTCCGGTTGGAGATAATCAGAACTCTTTGACAGCAGGTGCTCGTGGACCCGTACTGATGCAGGATTTTCACCTGATAGAAAAGCTAGCGCACTTTAACCGAGAACGGATTCCAGAACGAGTCGTTCATGCGAAAGGATCTGCTGCATTTGGAACTTTCACCGTTACTCAGGATATTACGCGTTACAGCAAAGCTAAAGTTTTTTCAGAGATTGGCAAGCAAACCGAAGTTCTTCTTCGTTTCTCGACAGTGGGTGGAGAAAAAGGTTCCGCTGATGCTGAGCGTGACCCTAGAGGTTTTTCTGTAAAATTTTATACTAGAGAAGGAAACTAGGATTTGACAGGTAATAATACACCAGTTTTCTTTATTCGCGATCCGCTTAAGTTTCCTGATTTCATCCACACTCAAAAACGCAATCCTCAAACGAATTACAAAGACGCTAACGCCATTTGGGATTTCTGGTCACTTAGCCCAGAAGCTTTGCATCAGGTTACGATTCTGTTTTCCGATCGCGGGACTCCCAAAACCTATCGCCACATGAACGGTTATGGTAGCCATACCTTTAGCCTCATAAATGCCCAAGGGGAAAGGGTGTGGTGATTATACCCAAGCAGGAGATCTCTTTCGGCTCATGACACCCGACCAACAAGACCGTCTCATACAAAATATTGCAGGTAGTTTGAGCCAAGCAAGACGCGACATTCAAATGCGACAGATCTGCCATTTCTTCCGTGCAGATATTAATTACGGTCGTCGTGTGGCAGAAGGATTGGGGATTGAGATCGATGCATCCATGATGCCAGCATCTGCTCAAACCGTTAACGCATAACAAGGTTTATTGAAATTCCCGATTTTTTAGAGAAGTCGGGAATACAACCGCTCGTTTTGGTTCGGTATTTATTATTGATTGAGTACCTAAAACCGAACCTTCATACTTTCTATTTTTAAATAACATAAGAATCAAAGCAAATTAAATCCTGAATTCATTAAATAAAGTCTTACAAATGGAGGCATAAATATGACACTAGCTCGTTGGAACCCCTGGCAAGAAATGAACTCTTTACAACGTCAAATCAATCACTTATTTGATGACGTTCTTGTACCATCAGCTTTATTTGACAGAGAGTTTACAAAAGTTCCTGCAGTTGAATTGCATGAAGCCGCAGATGCTATTCATCTCAAAGTAGAACTTCCAGGTATGGAAGCTAAAGATTTAGATGTGCAAGTCACAGAAAATACTGTGTCTATTAGTGGAGAACGCAGAACGGAAACTAAGACCGAAGACAAAGGTGTGACTCGCAGTGAATTTCATTACGGTAAGATTCAACGCGTCATCCCTTTACCAACTCGCGTTCAAAATACCAATGTT
It encodes the following:
- a CDS encoding catalase-related domain-containing protein, whose amino-acid sequence is MTPDQQDRLIQNIAGSLSQARRDIQMRQICHFFRADINYGRRVAEGLGIEIDASMMPASAQTVNA
- a CDS encoding Hsp20/alpha crystallin family protein gives rise to the protein MTLARWNPWQEMNSLQRQINHLFDDVLVPSALFDREFTKVPAVELHEAADAIHLKVELPGMEAKDLDVQVTENTVSISGERRTETKTEDKGVTRSEFHYGKIQRVIPLPTRVQNTNVTAEYKDGILNLTLPKTEQEKNKVVKINLN